The nucleotide window GGCGTCGACTACGGGTGGGTGATGCAGACGACGTTCGTCGTCACGATCGTGGTCGGCGCCCCGCTCGTCACCGCGCTCTCGACGTTCGTGACGCTCACCTCGTGGGCCGCCCGTGCCGAGTTCGCGATCCGCGTGGGTGCGGTCGTGTGGTTTCTCACGGCTATTGCGGTGTTCCTCTACGCCCGATCGGCCCGCTGACGGTACCAGCGGAAAGCGACGCCAGCCCGCTCGGCAGTCAGTTCGTCGCGTTCCGAGTCGCCGACGAACACGGCCCGGTCGGGAGGAACGTCCAGCTCCCGAAGGGTCGCGAGGAGCGACTCGGGGTCAGGTTTGTACGTCGCCGCCGAATCCCGACCGAGAACCGCGTCGACGTGTCCGGAGAGGTCGTGGACGTCGAGCGCGAGCCGACACGCTGCCTCGCAGTTCAGGGAACAGACGCCGGTCGGGACGGCCAGCGGGAGGTCGTCGGCGGGCGGGAGTCGCTCGGAGGTCCGCGCGCCCTCGCACTCGTGGTCGGAGAGCAGCGCCTCGAGTTCCCCGCGAAGGCCGACGTCGTCGGCACGCTCCAGGAGACTCCAGAGGTCCGCGTCGGACGCGTCGTGGCCGTTCCGTTCGAACAGCGCGACGGCGTCACGGGCCGCGGCACCCCAGTCGACGGCGAGGTGGACCAGCGTCCCGTCGAGATCGTACACGACGGCGTCGTAACCGGCGAGTTCGTCGGCGTTCACGGTCAGGGTCAGGAGCCACGCCGCTAAAAGCGTGGGGTAGACGGGCGGGCAGCCTGGTCGCTCGGTTCGGACGCCCGGTCTGCGCTACCCAAGGACGTCTCGCGCGATGATCTTCTTCTGGATCTCGGAGGTCCCCTCGTAGATGGTGGTGATCTTCGCGTCCCGGTAGAACCGCTCCACGTCGAACTCGGTCATGTAGCCGTACCCGCCGTGGATCTGGACCGCCTCGTTCGTGACGTCGACCGCCGTCTCGCTGGCGAAGTACTTCGCCATGGAGGCGAGGAGCCGGGGGTCGTCGCCGGCGTCGGACTGCCGGGCCGCTTCCCTGACGAGGAGTCGGGCGGCCTGCGTGTTCGTCGCCATCTCGGAGAACTTGTGGCGGACGCTCTGGATCTCCGCGATCGGCCCGTCGAACTGCTCCCGTTCCCAGGCGTACTCCACCGACTCGTCGATGGCGGCCTGGGCGAGGCCGACGGCCTGGGCCGCGATGGCGATGCGGCCGCCGGTGAGGATGCGGAACGCGGCGCTCAGGCCCTTCCCCTCCTCGGTGAGCCGATACTTCTCCGGGAGGCGAACGTCGTCGAACTGCATCGCCGTCGTGTCGGACGCGCGGAGGCCGAGTTTGTCCTCCTTCCTGCCGACGGTGACGCCGTCGTAGTCCGCCGGGACGAGGAACTGCGTGATGGAGCCGTCGTCGTCCGGGTCCGTCTTGGCGAAGACGACGTAGACGCCGGCGCGTTCGCCGTTGGTGATCCACTGCTTGTCCCCGTTCAGGACGTACACGTCGCCGTCGCGAACCGCGGTGGTTGACATCTCCGCGGGGTTCGACCCGGCGTGGGGCTCCGAGAGACAGAACGCGCCGACCGGTCGGCCGTCGACCATCTCGGGGAGCCACTCCTCGCGGACCGCCTCGGTCCCGAACTCCGCGATACAGGAGGTGGCGAGACAGTGAACTGACAGCGCCGTCGCGACCGCGAGCTGGCCGTAGGCGAGCTCCTCGTTCACGAGCGCGTACGTCGCGCGGTCGGCGTCGAACCCCCCGTACTCCTCCGGGACGGTGAGCCCGGTCAAGTCCAGGTCGGCGAGGCCGTCCCAGGTGTCCTCGGGGAACGCTTCCTCGGCGTCCGCCTCCCTCGCGCCGGGGCGGACCTCCTCGACGGCGAACTCGCGGACCACCTCGCGGATGGCCCGCTGCTCGTCGGTGAGCAGCGTGTCGGAGTGGCCGTAGGCGTCGGTCATGGTCCCGGGTTCGCGCGCCCGGGATTAAACGTGTCCGACTCGGCCGCCGTCGGGGGAAGACACTTCCTCGTGTCGGGCGAACGTCGTCCATGACGTCCGAGCACGAGCACGACGGGGCGGAGCGGCTGTACGTCAGGATCAGACGGCGGCTCCCGCCCGGCGGCGAGGACGAACTGAACGAACTCGGCGCCGCCATCGTGTTCGCGGTCGTCGCCGCCGTCCTGTGGCTTGTCGCCGCGGCGCTCGGCTCCGCGAGCCTCGGTCCGGTCATCGTCGGCTTCTTCGCCGTGATGTGGCTGCTGTACGTCGCGCTCGACTACTTCTCTACCGCGTAGTTGCGGACCCACTCCAGCAGTTCGCCGGACTCCGCGTTCAGGCCACCGCCCTGTGCGAACGGCGGCCCGCCGCCCCCGCCACCGCCGAACTCGTCGGTGAGCGCGTCGACCACCTCGCCCGCGTGAACCGCCCCGTCGGCGGCGACGACGACGAACGGTGCGTCCCCCTCGCCGACGGCGACGACCGTGGCCGACTCCTCCTCGGCGACCGCCTTCGCCCGTTCGCTCACCGCGTTCGACTCGAACCCGGAGACGCCCCCGACGAGCCACGGGTCGTCCCCGCCAGTGAGTTCCTCGAACTCGCGGAGCCGCGCGTCGAGCACCTCGCCCCGGAGGTCGGTCAGTTCGGATTCGAGCGCGTCACGCTCCTCCCGCAGGCTCGTGACCCGTCGAGCCATGTTATCGACGTTGCTGTCGAGTTCGCGCGCCGCGGCGAGCGCGGCCCCGTGACGGTCCGCGCCCGCTCGGATGGCCGGCGGACCGACCGAGAACTCCACGCGCGTCATCCCCTCGCCGGGGTTCGAGCGCGAGCGGACCGCGATTGGCCCGATCTCCGCGGTGTTCCTCACGTGCGTCCCGCCACAGGCGGCCCAGTCCCAGCCGTCGACGGTGACGACCCGAACCGCGTCGGCGTCGGCCATGACGCCCTCCTCGGTCTTCGTGTTGAACGCGACCTCCTCCCGTCCCCGCGCCTCCTCGACGGGGAGTTCCTCCCAGGAGACGTCCCGGGACTCCCACACTGCCCTGTTCACGAGCCGTTCGAGTTCCACGAGGGTCTCGTCGTCGATGTCGGTGCTGGTGGTGAAGTCGACGCGGACCTT belongs to Halorarum halophilum and includes:
- a CDS encoding DUF5822 domain-containing protein is translated as MPTRVETTNPDGVDYGWVMQTTFVVTIVVGAPLVTALSTFVTLTSWAARAEFAIRVGAVVWFLTAIAVFLYARSAR
- a CDS encoding HAD family hydrolase; protein product: MNADELAGYDAVVYDLDGTLVHLAVDWGAAARDAVALFERNGHDASDADLWSLLERADDVGLRGELEALLSDHECEGARTSERLPPADDLPLAVPTGVCSLNCEAACRLALDVHDLSGHVDAVLGRDSAATYKPDPESLLATLRELDVPPDRAVFVGDSERDELTAERAGVAFRWYRQRADRA
- a CDS encoding acyl-CoA dehydrogenase family protein, which codes for MTDAYGHSDTLLTDEQRAIREVVREFAVEEVRPGAREADAEEAFPEDTWDGLADLDLTGLTVPEEYGGFDADRATYALVNEELAYGQLAVATALSVHCLATSCIAEFGTEAVREEWLPEMVDGRPVGAFCLSEPHAGSNPAEMSTTAVRDGDVYVLNGDKQWITNGERAGVYVVFAKTDPDDDGSITQFLVPADYDGVTVGRKEDKLGLRASDTTAMQFDDVRLPEKYRLTEEGKGLSAAFRILTGGRIAIAAQAVGLAQAAIDESVEYAWEREQFDGPIAEIQSVRHKFSEMATNTQAARLLVREAARQSDAGDDPRLLASMAKYFASETAVDVTNEAVQIHGGYGYMTEFDVERFYRDAKITTIYEGTSEIQKKIIARDVLG
- a CDS encoding alanyl-tRNA editing protein, with protein sequence MSGTLAPANPDVREFVATVERVDGTEVVLEETYFYAEAGGQPADRGTLGGVAVTDVQSRSNTVVHELAEPPEFTAGEEVTGVVDDDFRTYCMRAHTASHLLYGAGRHLLEDLGYGGFGISPEKVRVDFTTSTDIDDETLVELERLVNRAVWESRDVSWEELPVEEARGREEVAFNTKTEEGVMADADAVRVVTVDGWDWAACGGTHVRNTAEIGPIAVRSRSNPGEGMTRVEFSVGPPAIRAGADRHGAALAAARELDSNVDNMARRVTSLREERDALESELTDLRGEVLDARLREFEELTGGDDPWLVGGVSGFESNAVSERAKAVAEEESATVVAVGEGDAPFVVVAADGAVHAGEVVDALTDEFGGGGGGGPPFAQGGGLNAESGELLEWVRNYAVEK